CTGCTGGCCCTCTATGTGTTCTACGTGGTCGATCAAGTGCTGCCTCGCACACTGCCCACCTGGCAGGACGAATTTCGACTGGTGATGCTTTGCCTTGTGGTTCCGGCCGTCATTGTCGTGATTGTTGTTCAGGCTGGGCTGTATTGGCGACAGCTTCAACGCAAGCGACTCAAAGAGCCCAATGAGCTGAGCTGAAGCACAAGAGCTTGGATCAAGACACATGTCACAGCAACGCTCGCATTCGTTCACGAAAGGATGACCACACCCTGAAAGCTGTTCATCCTTAGAGAGCGTTGCGCGGCTTGCCGATGCTCGAGCTGCTTCCACCTCTCAACGACAAAAATTTGCCTTGGCTGGATGTAATCCATCCAATCATCGTGCATTTCGTGATCGCGATGGCGCTGATCTCAGTTGTGTTCGATTTAGTTGGTGTGATTACACAAAAGCGCAACCTCTTCGAGGTGAGCTTTTGGAATCTGGTGGTGGCCACCGTATCCATCTTTGTAGCCATCATCTTCGGACAGATCGAAGCAGGTCTGGCCAGTCCCTACGGAGCAGCACGGGACATCCTCAACTACCACAGCACCATCGGCTGGTCACTGGCTGGCGTTCTCGGTCTATTTACTGGCTGTCGCTATGTCGTGCGCCAGAAAGATCCAACTCGTCTGCCAGCAGGGTTTCTGGTCATTGATGGAGTGCTCGCCACGCTGGTGTTCTGCCAGGTGTATCTGGGCGACATGCTCGTTTGGGTCTACGGGCTTCACACCGTGCCGGTCGTCGACGCTATCCGCAGTGGAGCGGTGTCATGAACCCCACGGTCCCGTTGCCAATAATCGCGATTCCGTCTCCCATCAATGACATCGTCGATCAGCTCGGTGCGAATGATCTCCCTTACACGATTCCAATTCACCCAAACCTGGTTCATTTCACGATCGGCTTGTTTGCAATCGGAATCGCATTTGACTTCGCCGGTGCGATCTATCCACTGGAAAAAAGGATCTTCCGTTTCCTTGCACTCCCAGTAACGCGCACTGGCTTCCATGACGTGGGCTGGTACAACGTCCTCGCCTGCAGCGTGATCACTTTTTTCACAGTGGCCGCAGGCTTCTTTGAAATGCTTCTGGCCGTGCCGCTGCCTGGCATTCGCAGCGTCATTGGCCAAAACGCCATCGACACCATGCTTTGGCACGCCATTGGTGGGGTGGCACTACTACTGATCATCGTTGCGATGACCATTTGGCGCGGCTTCCAGCGCTTCGCCTGGCGCAAAGACCTGGGTCGCCAGGTGAGCTGGCTGTATCTCGCCTGCGGGGCCGTCATCCTTTTAGTCATGGGGGTTCATGGAAGCCTTGGTGCCTGGCTTGCCAGTGAATTTGGCGTGCACATCACAGCTGATCAACTGCTTGCAGCTGGAGCGGATCTGAAGGAGGCACTGCCATGACGTCCTCGCGCCAAAGCCCGAAAAAAGGTCTGCCGCTCCGGCTGCTGGCCGTGATCCTGGTCTCCACTGCACTGGATGTGGCAGTGAGTTTCCAGGTGTCGCGCTGGGCCTATGGCTGGTTGCCAGTGCCCGCATCCACGGCTGCACCTTATGTGGATGATCTGTTCAGCCTTGAGGTCGGGATCGGCGCCTTCGTGTTCA
Above is a window of Synechococcus sp. BIOS-U3-1 DNA encoding:
- a CDS encoding DUF2231 domain-containing protein; its protein translation is MLELLPPLNDKNLPWLDVIHPIIVHFVIAMALISVVFDLVGVITQKRNLFEVSFWNLVVATVSIFVAIIFGQIEAGLASPYGAARDILNYHSTIGWSLAGVLGLFTGCRYVVRQKDPTRLPAGFLVIDGVLATLVFCQVYLGDMLVWVYGLHTVPVVDAIRSGAVS
- a CDS encoding DUF2231 domain-containing protein, which produces MNPTVPLPIIAIPSPINDIVDQLGANDLPYTIPIHPNLVHFTIGLFAIGIAFDFAGAIYPLEKRIFRFLALPVTRTGFHDVGWYNVLACSVITFFTVAAGFFEMLLAVPLPGIRSVIGQNAIDTMLWHAIGGVALLLIIVAMTIWRGFQRFAWRKDLGRQVSWLYLACGAVILLVMGVHGSLGAWLASEFGVHITADQLLAAGADLKEALP